A genomic segment from Phragmites australis chromosome 6, lpPhrAust1.1, whole genome shotgun sequence encodes:
- the LOC133922046 gene encoding probable sodium/metabolite cotransporter BASS4, chloroplastic: protein MITHHPSLLRPPLLALPAGIRRRPTPPAFLPTTAYAPRPRSPAPLHRLRPLRAAAGGASPVGGDGGKREAPPPVLRAAMLGFARSNFLPLALIGGIILGLLDPTLGCLAHKYSLSKYSTFGIFVISGLTLRTKELGAALEAWPAGLFGLGSILLFTPFLAQFIMQVQFFPREFITGLAMFCCMPTTLSSGVTLTQLVGGNSALALAMTVVSNLLGIIIVPLSLSKYIGAGAGVSLPTEQLFKSLVTSLLIPLIIGKVARETSKGIADFVDGNRQGFSVASGFLLSLVPWIQVSRSRSLILSVQLKAFAVAVVVGVLLHLALLAFNAAMLQILSHLDQKGESVFARKEYARAAILVASQKTLPVLVAVVEQLGGALGESGFLVIPCVAAHINQIIIDSVIVNWWRQRDQQLSNAN, encoded by the exons ATGATAACCCACCACCCCTCCCTTCTCCGCCCACCCCTCCTCGCCCTCCCGGCCGGCATCCGCCGCCGCCCCACTCCGCCCGCATTCCTACCCACCACCGCCTACGCTCCCCGTCCTCGTTCTCCTGCGCCGCTCCATCGCCTGCGGCCtctgcgcgccgccgccggtggaGCCTCGCCG GTGGGTGGCGATGGAGGCAAACGCGAGGCGCCGCCTCCCGTGCTGAGGGCCGCGATGCTCGGCTTCGCGCGGAGCAACTTCCTCCCACTCG CTCTGATTGGTGGGATCATATTGGGTCTCCTAGATCCTACTCTTGGATGCCTTGCTCACAAATACTCCCTGTCGAAGTACAGCACTTTTGGGATATTTGTGATCTCAG GACTGACCCTACGAACCAAGGAGCTTGGTGCAGCGTTAGAAGCTTGGCCGGCTGGACTATTTGGACTA GGCTCTATTTTGCTGTTTACACCATTTCTTGCTCAGTTTATTATGCAAGTTCAGTTCTTCCCTCGTGAATTTATCACTG GTTTAGCTATGTTTTGCTGCATGCCAACAACATTATCAAGTGGAGTCACACTAACACAA CTTGTTGGCGGTAACTCTGCACTTGCTCTTGCAATGACAGTTGTATCCAATTTACTTGGCATTATCATT GTACCTCTTTCTCTTTCAAAGTACATTGGTGCTGGAGCTGGGGTGTCTTTGCCTACTGAGCAATTATTCAAAAGTCTGGTCACCAGCCTTCTAATCCCCCTTATTATAGGGAAG GTTGCTCGAGAAACCTCAAAAG GTATTGCTGATTTTGTTGATGGAAATCGGCAAGGCTTTTCGGTTGCAAGTGGTTTTCTACTCAGCCTA GTCCCATGGATTCAAGTCAGTAGATCAAGATCGCTGATCTTGTCTGTTCAACTAAAAGCTTTTGCTGTTGCCGTTGTTGTTGGAGT GCTTCTACATCTTGCTCTGCTGGCTTTCAATGCTGCAATGTTGCAGATCTTGTCACATCTTGACCAGAAAGGAGAGTCAGTCTTTGCGAGGAAAGAGTATGCACGAGCTGCCATTTTGGTGGCCAGTCAG AAAACATTGCCAGTGTTGGTTGCTGTGGTTGAGCAGCTTGGAGGAGCCCTCGGGGAGTCTGGATTTCTGGTGATCCCTTGTGTCGCTGCACACATTAACCAG ATCATTATCGATTCTGTCATAGTAAATTGGTGGCGCCAGAGAGATCAACAACTTTCTAATGCAAACTAA